ATACTCAGATtgcctgtacttcaaaatggcaatgggggtgctttaactaaagctcagcaAACaaagttaaagcatccctgccaccattttgaagcacagaacgCTGAATAAGGAGGTGCTGCaggcgctctaattaaagcagttcttggagtgcccccctccagccctgcagcatgtgtaaagacacccttaaTCCCAAAGGACTGAGCAGGCCTTTCCCAAAAATTGAGATTTGGACTTGCTGTAGGCAAAACCAGGCCTGGGCACCAGAAATGAAAGCAGGAACCCAATCTTTTCTTTGCTTTCACTCTTTTCCCTTGTAATTCTGAGGTACCACGGAGGAAGAACCTCCTGGGCTCAAATAAGGAAGAAGTCAAAGGTCATACTTTGTTGGGGGTGACTACAGATCTCTGGTATCCAGGCATAGAACAAAGCAGGTGGAGCTGTGGGGAAAGCCCCATGAACCCCTTCCTCAGTGTCCAGTTTGAAaaagaggcaggaagcagcagcagcctgggagggaAGCAATGAGGCAGAGCCCTTGACTCTTTCCCCAGATGGGGGaccccagcagctgctccacccctcccctctgtctGTGGGAAGGGCAGAAGTTTCCCTCATGCCTTCTCTATACTCCACTCCTCCTGGTCCCTGGGACAAGTTAAGACAGATGAAAGTGTGCAGGCATtcattctcctgggagaaactctcTCAGCTGCTCCAagtctcagctgctctggcttctccttgctgcccacactgcccagctaACTCAAAGCAGAACAGAGTGACACAGGCTGCTGTGTAACAGCAGCAAGGCTCAAGGCCTTGCCACCACCATGAAATGCCCCCCGCCTTACCCCATGTTGCTCTAAGTAAGCCGAAAGCAGTGTAGAGCGAGGCAGGGAGCCTTGCTGCAGTGGCTGATTTCTCCCCACCTTCTCCCTGCACTCCTAGGGCAGCCTGGAGGGTTCCCACCATAGGAGAATGCCCCCTTACTGCCAATCAGCTGAGTGGTGGAACATGGGGAtgttctcctggggctggggccccacCTCTTCAGCAAGTGCCAACCGCCACTTGACAtcttgcccccttcctgggcaggggagagaaCCAGCTGTCAGCTAATGGGCTCCTGTAAGGGCAAGGGTGGCCCAAGGAGCGGCCCTCTAGTACCCTCTAGCTggagagcttgcctgtgaaaCTCTCCAGCCGCAGGGCTGGAAGAACATCAGTACAGTTTCCAGGCAATTTTTCTACTGGACTAAATTTTTTCTAGTAGAAACAAACATCTTCATACAGCCATGAAGTTTTGGATATACTCATAGAGCTGTACATGCCAGCctaaataattatatataattgcACAGAAAACTTACAGCCCTTTCCTTAGTCACGTTGAACTTATAATTTACTCTGAGGTGGCATACTGTAATCAGCTGGTTTACCAAAATACTGAATTTTCCTAAAAGAAGCATTAACTGTGTATTTCCTCATTTCTTATAAGTGATAACTTTGTCTTTCTAATCTAGTATTGCTTTATGTTAGTTGTGATCATAACTGTACTTTAGTATATACATTCCTTGTGTATTCTGCTGTACTATATTTTATACAGTGAGTAGAAAATTGCAGCTGTAGAGCCACCATTATAGAATTTGTATCTTCCATAATAGTATGCACAAAATTATACCTACAAACACGAAAAATCTTTCAAAGATTTATGCtttcacaaaatgaaaatagAATCAAGAGCTTTTTGATGGTATAACTCCATAAAAAATTATAGAACTTTATACAGTTGTAGAAAAACAACTAAAGAATTAAATTCCCTCAAAAGTTAAGGGTCATAGGGCATAAATATCTCCCTAACCTTGAAATAGTTGGTTAAAGATCACTTAAAATCACTTAAAATGAAGCGTGGTTATGGAACTGGAATCTAATCTAAACTTTGCCTATATAATGGCAAAAGTAATCAGGAGTTGATTTTCACTGGGTATAAAACAAGTtagtaaagttttttttaaaatgattctAATCCAAAAAGATTAGAATAatcccccccttccttccctggctgcagctccggcagagactgcaggtacagtggtgtctgcctggctgcctactcctgcccaccccctcaccactccctgctgaatCAGAGAGTcccctgttccctctgccttacacagacacctctcagcattagctagcacaccacatgctggctgtagtccatgctgtggaagacaggacaaaggcagacaggactgtgttggtttaggactttttggagttaatcaacaggtagctggtaatgtcccctcttagaaaaagttgtttaagaaaagcttgaactaataagagagccttttgttttgctgatgggttGATAACtgctccctgtgtaactccctgctgtgtaagtaaatgctgtgtaaattcctgctggctccctcactgacTAGTGAGGAAGGAGACCCCTGCCTAAttagagtgtcctgccagggcccggccacacccccctcagctcagcactgctgaagggaagggtgggctgctctagcacccccctggcttccagcctgagccactgcaggcatgtgcctgcattttttgaATCCAGAGGGAATGCCTGTGCACTTAACAAGCCACACTAGGGCCATCTAACAAAAAATGGGCACTTTAACTTTCAGTAAAATATAATCATCTAAGGTATCAATAATATTGTGCATCTCTGTGAAAGTTCTTCCAGAACAGTTTCTTCATACGTAAAGACAATAGGTCTCCCATGATGTGCATAAGTCTTTGAGCAAAAGCATGATTCTGTTGTTGTGGCCTCTTCTTTTCTCACCTATGAGACCCCTATCTCATTACTTGTTTTTTTCAAATCATGTTTTAAAATTTATtaagctgggggcagggacaatgtATATTTACACTGTAAGATGCATGGCAGACTTTTTGGTGTGTTGTAAACAAAACCATATGAGATACTATTACTTACTGTAATACTAGACAACTTATTGTAGGAAATACAGCATTGTTAGTGAGTCCTAAAAgaacttttttctctctcactcctaCTGTTCCTTAAATTCAGCAGTTTAGGAGGTATACAATATGGTCAAGATGCTCTCTGCAAAATTAGGCTTATAATTTACCTTGCTACAAtagatataaaatataatttattgtGAGTGATGAGACATTTTTAGAACAAGATCTGACTTCACAGATTATGTCACTGTTGACCTTGACGGTACCCCAAATTTTACTGTGGTGGAATCCCAAAGAGAGCTAagcttttttttctaaaacatggACATATATGATAAAGTTGATGATTTAAAATGTTATGGTAGCAACATAAACAAGTATTGTTTTTGATCAaattcttctatatcctttccTCAGGAAAATGGTGGTTTCTTGACAGTGGGCTACTGAACATTACCAGGGTATCTTTTGAAGACAGAGGTAAATACACATGTGTTGCTTCTAATATCTATGGCAGTGTGAACAACACTGTGACTTTGAGGGTCATCTTTACCTCTGGAGATATGGGGATCTATTACATGATTGTCTGCCTTGTAGCTTTTACCATCGTTATGATCTTGAATATTACCAGGCTGTGTATGATGAGCAGCCACTTGAAGAAAACAGAGAAAGCTATCAATGAGTTCTTCAGAACAGAAGGAGCAGAAAAACTCCAAAAAGCCTTTGAGATTGCTAAGCGTATCCCAATCATAACTTCAGCCAAAACTCTTGAACTTGCCAAAGTAACTCAGTTCAAGACTATGGAATTTGCTCGCTACATTGAGGAGCTTGCCCGGAGTGTTCCTCTGCCTCCTCTCATCATGAACTGCAGGACAATAATGGAAGAGATCATGGAGGTGGTGGGCTTGGAGGAGCAGGGACAGAATTTTGTACGGCAAACAGCAGAAGGCCAGGAGACCACTGTAGGAGATGAGGTATACATGCTTCCTAATGCTCTGAAGCGCAGTGACTCTCCTACAGCTGACTCGGATGCATCATCGCTTCATGAACCACCACAACAGATAGCGATAAAAGTGTCAGTTCACCCTTTGTCCAAAAAGGACTGTATAGATGGCCAGTCACAAGATAGTGTACAGATAGAAACTAAGGAAGAAGAGATTCCTCAAATACAAGCAACTCCTACAGACCCCCCTCCTGACCCTGCTACTGAACTCGACTCTAATGAGACAGTATTGGCAACTGACAAAAATACCTGTATTATTTATGAAAGCCATGTATGATGGTTACCCTGCAAATCTATGCATAGCAAGAAAAATCAGGTGCGCCTTTAAAAATAGATATTGTACCTGCCGCTAAGCCTTACCTGGAGACTATCATTGTAAAAGCATGTATGTGGATTATTTGGCACTTTCTTCTCAGTTTGAGTTAAGTTTACTGTGATTTATGACAGAGTAATTGctattatattaatattaattgcTCTCTTcggtttaggattttttttcggAAGTGTTTACCTCAGCTATTTCCAGGTTTGGTCACCTATAGTGACCCCTGGAAGTCGTTTGTAGTGTTTTAATGTAGAACACTTGAACTTACTAAACAGAAAGCtgattttcatttttctcttcccttctccttttCATCTGTTGCAGTTCTGTGAAACTGGTCCCATAATTTGAAATCTGGTCCAAGAGCCAGCACTCCTTAGCCAAATAATATGCTAGCAGATCCCATTTTACCAAACAACTTTGCTGAGCTGTGTTGTGAATGAGGAAGctattaaagaaaattaaatatgtCCACTTAGTTTGAGACCAAGCTGTTTACATTTAGAACCCAGGGAAATAGTTTTCCCTCATCCTTGGAATGAAGATGCCAACCAGTGCTCATTCACACAGAGAGTAAACATTAAATTTGTTTATACAGAAGGGAAAGCACTTAATTTCTGCCAGAAAGCTACAGTAAAATGTTGTGTGAAGTTctggctttttttcctccctatttACTTAACCATATGTTCACGTTCTCAGCAGCTTATATTGAAAGAGATTTTTGGATCTGCAAACCTTGTTATCCTATTCGCTTACTTAGTAATAAAGCCTGTCTTTGGTTTGGAGCTCAAATACATTCACTGTATAAGAAACTGAGGCCAAATAAGGTCACTGCAGTTACAGCCATTAGAAATTAATAATAATGAACAGAGAGTTGAGCACTGTCTGTACTTTGTCTGCATATGTTCCTGTTAAAACCCACAGAGATGCATCAAGGTGGCTAAGTCTTGCACCCACCACCAACTGCAAAATATGCAAAAAAATCTTAATCTTTGTATTGAATCACCCATGTTGTCTATGGGggaaaaataagtaaatacaaGGCCAGATTCTTTTATTGAATTCCAGTGTTTGAGGATGCATACAGATATACAGATGTCTCACTATTTAATTGCCTTTACCACTCTGGTAATTAGACATCCAAATGGAAACATTTGCATTTGCAAAATAAAACTATGCCAGAGTACAGTCCTTTTAAaaattgaatttaaaataaacGAGTTGCAGTGAATTGGAACAAATCTAGAACATACTGTACAGAAAGAAAGACGTGTGTAAGCTAGAATCCTGACCCACAAGATTGAAATATACTTAGTAATTTGTTCAGTCCAAAGTACATCTTGCTTTAATGTTctcatctttttcctttttgttctgtttttagaTTTCTTTTGGCAAAGAAAGAAGAGATGCATTGTAAAGCAAGGGTAGACATTTGCACTGACTTCTTTTAATTTGCCTTAATTACTTACACAACAGAGGCATCTTGATTTTTCCTAATTATATAACAATTAATAACAAAtagttttgcattttaaatagaCTTGCCTATTCTTCAGCTTAATTTTCCTAAGGAAGAACAGTATTGTAAATGTGCTTTCTTTCACAGCAGAGTGCTATTATATATTTAAGAAAATTTAACCTTTCAAGATTGTAAACTTCCCAAGATTGTAGGGGTcatggcagggctgtccaacttcaatgGGCTCCCCTGGATTCCTGCCCTTTCAAACTCTGCAGCACGGCAGTGGGAGAGGTAACTGCAGGGGCCTGTAGATTGTATGCGGCCTGTGGGCCCCCAGTTGGACAGCCCGGGATTATGGCATCCCATGTGTTTTATAGAAGGCCTAGCAGAATGCAGTTCCCATTACAATCAAAGTGCCTGCATTCTGGGTTATATTGTTAATAAATAATTCCATAGATTTCAAGAGAATTTCAAAACAAATTCTGTAACTTCAAGCAAGTTTACACTTTATTTTCCAAAGGGCTGGACCACGATAAATAAA
This genomic window from Alligator mississippiensis isolate rAllMis1 chromosome 2, rAllMis1, whole genome shotgun sequence contains:
- the MFAP3L gene encoding microfibrillar-associated protein 3-like; translation: MTIWNGHNFLPAILLFILLTALTTAEDVTNSTLNRTDMNLGSVPVVISRIDHIIVKEGSSALLDCNVQGNPGPHYKWYNSNGRLLKEEEKNRKWWFLDSGLLNITRVSFEDRGKYTCVASNIYGSVNNTVTLRVIFTSGDMGIYYMIVCLVAFTIVMILNITRLCMMSSHLKKTEKAINEFFRTEGAEKLQKAFEIAKRIPIITSAKTLELAKVTQFKTMEFARYIEELARSVPLPPLIMNCRTIMEEIMEVVGLEEQGQNFVRQTAEGQETTVGDEVYMLPNALKRSDSPTADSDASSLHEPPQQIAIKVSVHPLSKKDCIDGQSQDSVQIETKEEEIPQIQATPTDPPPDPATELDSNETVLATDKNTCIIYESHV